A part of Odontesthes bonariensis isolate fOdoBon6 chromosome 23, fOdoBon6.hap1, whole genome shotgun sequence genomic DNA contains:
- the oat gene encoding ornithine aminotransferase, mitochondrial — protein sequence MKGMIVQLSRSLSRAAPVLHRSVHSGTRPASTAASKLSVERPLTSEEIYTREDKYGAHNYHPLPVALERGEGINVWDVEGNRYYDFLSAYSAVNQGHCHPKILAALNAQASKLTLTSRAFYNDVLGAYEEFITSMFGYDKVLPMNTGVEGGETACKLARKWAYNVKGVPKNKAKIIFADGNFWGRTMAAISSSTDPSSYEGFGPFMPGFELIPFNDIPALEKALQDPNVAAFMVEPIQGEAGVVVPDQGYLTKVRELCTKHNVLWIADEVQTGLARTGRRLAVDHEGVRPDMVILGKALSGGVYPVSAVLCDDEIMLTIKPGEHGSTYGGNPVACRVAIAALEVMEEEKLSDNAQRMGEVLRTELRKLPKDIVTTVRGKGLLNAIVIKETKDYDAWKVCLRLRDSGLLAKPTHGDIIRLAPPLVINEHQLHECVDIIKRTIMSF from the exons ATGAAGGGAATGATTGTTCAACTGAGCCGCAGCCTGAGCCGTGCTGCACCCGTTCTCCATCGGAGCGTCCATTCTGGTACGCGTCCCGCCTCCACAGCTGCCTCCAAGCTCAGCGTGGAGCGTCCTCTCACCTCAGAGGAAATCTACACCCGCGAAGACAAGTATGGAGCTCACAACTACCATCCCCTGCCTGTGGCCTTAGAGCGAGGAGAGG GCATCAATGTGTGGGACGTGGAGGGCAACCGCTATTATGACTTCCTCAGTGCTTACAGCGCAGTAAACCAGGGACACTGCCACCCCAAGATCCTAGCTGCACTCAATGCACAGGCGTCTAAACTCACCCTGACTTCAAGAGCTTTCTACAATGATGTGCTGGGAGCCTACGAGGAGTTCATCACCAGCATGTTTGGCTATGACAAAGTTTTACCCATGAATACAG gGGTTGAAGGCGGTGAGACTGCCTGCAAGCTCGCACGAAAGTGGGCCTACAATGTCAAGGGGGTTCCCAAAAATAAGGCCAAAATCATCTTTGCGG ATGGGAACTTCTGGGGCCGCACCATGGCAGCCATCTCCAGCTCCACTGACCCCAGCAGTTATGAGGGTTTTGGTCCCTTCATGCCCGGCTTCGAACTCATCCCATTCAACGACATTCCTGCGCTAGAG AAAGCCCTTCAAGACCCAAATGTAGCAGCCTTCATGGTGGAGCCCATCCAGGGGGAAGCTGGTGTGGTGGTGCCTGATCAGGGCTACCTGACTAAAGTCAGAGAACTCTGCACAAAGCACAAT GTGTTGTGGATTGCTGATGAGGTGCAGACAGGCTTGGCACGTACTGGCCGCCGGCTGGCTGTGGACCACGAGGGGGTTCGTCCAGATATGGTGATTCTGGGCAAAGCTCTGTCTGGAGGAGTCTACCCG GTGTCTGCGGTGCTGTGCGATGACGAGATCATGCTGACAATCAAGCCCGGGGAACACGGGTCTACATATGGAGGAAACCCTGTGGCCTGTCGCGTTGCTATTGCAGCACTGGAA GTGATGGAGGAAGAGAAGCTCTCGGATAATGCTCAGAGGATGGGAGAGGTGCTGCGGACTGAGCTGAGAAAACTGCCGAAAGATATCGTAACAACAGTCAGAGGGAAAGGCCTCCTCAATGCGATCGTCATCAAAGAGACCAAAG ACTATGACGCATGGAAAGTGTGTCTGCGCCTTCGTGACAGTGGACTGCTGGCCAAGCCCACCCACGGTGACATCATCCGACTGGCCCCTCCTCTTGTCATCAATGAACATCAGCTGCACGAATGCGTCGATATCATCAAGAGAACCATCATGTCCTTCTAA